The genomic window CCGGCCGAGCGCAGGCGCTCCATGTTCCAGGCGTGGAAGAACTCGTGCGAGACCGTGCCGAGAATGCCTTGCCGCTGCCCGGGGTTGCGCAACGCGCCCGAGCTCGTCAGCGACGTGCTGTTGCGATGCTCCATGCCATCGCCGCTGGCCCACGGCAGGTAGGTGCTCAGGAACGTATAGGTATTGGTCTCGAACTGCGGCAACTCGCCGAAGATCGGAATGGTCTCGCGGACGATCAACTCGACGTCGCGGGCGAAGGCGTCGGCCTCGGCCTCGCTGCCATCGTGAGTCAGGGCAATGCGAAAGGTCGGCGGCGGTCCCGCGCGCTTCTGCCCATCGTCGACCGTGAACTCACGCAAGGTGAAGGCGCTGAAGTCGGTGGGGCTGTCCATCAGGTAGTGGATATTGGGCGCGGTGAAGACCAGCGGGTCGGGCGTCGGAAACAGCTGCGTCGCGACTTTCCAGGTCTTACCGGGGGGCTGCACGAATGTGACACGTGCGGGACGCTCGAACCAGCCGCGCGCGAACATCAGCGCTGCGGGAATGTTGATGTGGGCGTGCATCGAGTCGATGCCCAGGTAGGTGCCGTCGGTGCGGTCGCCGAACACCTTGTAGGTCACCACCACCGTGCCGTCGTGGCCGGCGATGTCCCACTGGTGCGGATCGGGCCGCGCCGCCGCCAGCGGCTGGCCCTTGCCGTTCACCACCGCTACGTCGAACACGTTCTTCGCAAACTCGTGGAGCGCGTAGCGACCGGGCGAGGTGCGCGCCATCCGCACCTGCAGCACGCCGGCCGGCACTGCAGGAAACTTCACTTCCACCTGCATCCAGCGATGCTCGGGGGTTGGGAACGACAGCGTGTATTCAACCGGCGCCTGCGCCCACGCGGTCGAGCTGATCAGGAGGAGGACGATGACTGCGAGAAACCGTTTCGCCATTCCGCTTAGCATGCCACGAACCTTGGCCACAGAGTTCACAGAGGGCACAGAGAAGACAGGCCGGTGGACAGTGGCAGAGTCGTTGGGGGCCGGCCTACGGCCGGCGACCGGTCTGACGGTGCCGTGTCCTCTGTGTCTCTGTGTCCTCTGTGGCAAATTCCGTGGACTAGAATCTCAGCCATGAAGAAGCTGTTCGCGGCGTTCGCGTTGCTCATGATTGGCATCCAGCCCGCCGCCCAATCCGATCCCAAGTCGGCCGCGTTCGGCTGGGTCGACGCCAACGCCCCGGTTCTCAACCGCGTCAACCGCAACATCTGGACGTGGGCCGAAACCGGTCTGGAAGAGACCAAGTCATCTGAAGAGCTGCAGTCCTTGCTGCGCGCGAATGGTTTTGCCATCGAGGCCGGCGTCGCCGGCATGCCCACGGCGTTTGTGGCCAGCTACGGGACCGGCCGGCCGGTGATCGGCATTCTCGCGGAATTCGACGCGTTGCCCGGGCTGTCGCAGGACGCCTCGCCCGAGCGCACCAATCGCGCCGGCGCGTCGGCCGGGCATGGCTGCGGCCACAGCGTGTTCGGCACCGCCAGCAGCGGCGGCGCCATCGCCATCAAGCAGGCGCTCGCGTCGGGCGCCATCAAGGGCACCGTCAAGCTGTTCGGCACGCCCGCGGAGGAGACCGGCATCGGCAAGACCTACATGCTGCGCGAGGGCATGTTCAAGGGTGTGGACGCCATGCTCTCGTGGCACGCCCTCGACCGCACCATGGCGACGTGGGACTACTCGAAAGCCATGGTCTCGGTGAAATTCAGGTTCGAGGGCCTGCCGTCGCATGCCTCAGTGTCGCCGCACCAGGGCAAGAGCGCGCTCGATGCGGTCGAGTTGATGAGCGTCGGCGTGAACTATATGCGCGAGCACGTCAAGGAGGACACGCGCATCCACTACGTCATCACCAACGGCGGCGGCCAGCCGAACGTGGTGCCGCCGTCGGCGGAGGTCTGGTACTACCTGCGCGCCAACAAGCACGCGGATGTCGAGGAGTCATTCGTGTGGCTCACCGAAATTGCCCGCGCCGCGGCGGCCATGAGCCGGACGACGCTGATCGAAACGCGGGTGGAGGCCGACCTGCATGAAGTGCTGCCCAACCGCACACTGGCGGAGGTGATCCAGAAGAACCTGGAACTGGTGGGACCACCGAAGTTCGACGACCGTGAACGGGCGTTCGCCCGCGCCACCCAGAAGGATCTGAAGCCGCTGCCCGAAGTCGCGTTGTCGGACCGCGTCGAGCCGCTCTCGAGCGGCCCGCCGACCCAGGGCGTGCACTCGACCGATGTGGGCGACCTCACGTGGTTCTTCCCGGTGGGCCAGTTCACCGCCGCCACCTATTCCTACGGCGCGCCTGGCCACAGCTGGCAGATCGTGGCGTGCACCGGCACCAGCATCGGCGAGAAGGGAATGATGGTGGCGGCCAAGACCATTGCCGGTTCGGCCATCGACCTGTACCGCTCACCTGAATTGATTCAGCGGGCGCGCGAGGATCTCAAGAAGACCATGGCGGGGCAGAAGTACGTGACGCTGATTCCTGAGGGACAGAAGGCCCCGAAGACCATTCGGTAACGGTCCGGCTAAAGCCGGACGCCACATCGGTGTCGCCGGACGCCACATCGATGTGGTGTCCGCCTTTAGGCGGACCTTACGATCCCAATTTCGAGAACTCGTCTCGCGCCTGCAGCAGCAGCGGCACATCGGGATCGGCGTCTTTCCAGAACTCGAAGAAGGCCTGGTAGCTCTTGCGGGCCTCGTCGCGGTTACCGAGCGCCGCGTGCGTGCGCGCCAGTTCCACCATGGCATATGCCTTCGCCGTACCGAGGCCGCGCTGAAAGGTGTCCTCGGTCAGCAGGGTCAGGCCCTTGATGGCCGCCGGCCAGTCCTTGAGCTGAACCTGGGCGATCGTCCACAGGCCGATCACATCGGCGTGCTCCGGCGTAAACGCGGTTGGCTCAAGCAAGGCGATGGCTTCGCCCGGCTTGTTCTCGGCGAGCGCCAGGACGCCGCGATACGCACGCTCCGCAGTCGCGGCGGTCGAGCTGCCAGCCGACTGGCGACGCAGTTCAGCCAGCGCCTCCGGCATCAGCTCGCGCGCGCTGCGCCCGTCCCTGGTGACCGCGGCCAACACGAGGCGTTCGTCGAGCGCGCTGGCTGGTAGTAGCTCATCCTCCAAAGCCGACTCGACGCGCGCCTGGGCTTTGTCGGTCAGACCGACCATGGCCTCGTTGATCGCCAGGCTGACCAAGGCCTGGCCGACCTGGTCGCGGCGGCTGGCGGCCTCCATTCGCGACTGCCACTCGGCCGCGAAGGCCGAAGCCTGACGCAGCTGCCCGGCATACGCCGCTGCGCGAAACCGGACCTGGAGGAAGTCAATCTCCTCGCGCTTGCCGGCCACCGCCGCCACTTGCGCATCGGCCAGCGCCTGGTCGCCCGTGAGAATCGCCAGGGTGAACAGGCTGCCGCGCGCGCCGGCGTTGTTCTGGATAGCCAGCGCCGTCTCGAGCGCCGGTCGCGCGTCGGCGAAGCGGCCCTGGCTCAAATAGGTGTCTCCCAGGTTCTGCCAGGCGATCGGCTGGTCGGGCGCGACGCGGGTGGCGGCCTCCTGGTTGCGCAGCGCCTCGGTCAACTCGCCACGCTGCCGCAGCAGCAGCGCCGAATTAGCCAGCGCGGTGTAGTCGTTGGGATAGGCGGCGAGCCACACCCGGTAAGCATCAAGCGCCTTCTGTGCGTCGGGCTCCACCACGCTGTAATACCGCGCTTCAATGTAGAGCCGTTCGACCTCGCTCACCTTGGCCCGAAACTCGTGCGCCTTCGCCGTCATCTTGCGGGCTTCGTCGCCCTGGCCAAGGTTGGAATACACCGTGCCCAAGCGCGCGTACGCCAGCGCGAACTGCGGGTCGAGCTCCACCGCGCGTCGGAAGAACGGCACCGAATCGAAGTCCCCGGTCGTGCGCCGGGTCCGCAGTCCCTGGCTGTATGCCTTGAGCGCCTCGAGTGACGGGGTCGTCGCCTCTTCGATCTTCGCGTCGTAGCGCTGAATCGAACCAAGCGACTCGCCGAGCTTCTCGCGAAACGTCGAGACCGCCCCGCCCAGGGCGGCAAGCACGGTCTCCTTCGCGTCGACCTGGACCTGTTCCTCGGCCAGCACGCTGCCGGTCAGGCAGTCCTGTGCATTGAGCGTGATCACGTAGGCCGACCCAAGCATGGCAATGGTGCCGCCAAGCAGCGCCTTGCCGCCGGCACGCTGGCACACTTCGCGGCCCACTTCGGCGGTAATCGGCTCGCTTGGATTGCGGCTCATGAGCCGCAACGTCGCCTGCACCTGTTGTTCGGACACCACCGTGAGAAACGGCGATTGGCGTAACTGCAGCGCGAGCGCCTCGCCAAGCGTGTCGTCGAACATGGTGTCGCCGGTGCGGTTCACGACCGACGACAGCACCACGGTGTCCTTCTCGGTCAGCGCCGGGGTCGTGATCGAGCGGTAGAGCAGGAAGCCGCCGACCAGGGCCACCGTCACGAGCG from Acidobacteriota bacterium includes these protein-coding regions:
- a CDS encoding amidohydrolase, with the translated sequence MKKLFAAFALLMIGIQPAAQSDPKSAAFGWVDANAPVLNRVNRNIWTWAETGLEETKSSEELQSLLRANGFAIEAGVAGMPTAFVASYGTGRPVIGILAEFDALPGLSQDASPERTNRAGASAGHGCGHSVFGTASSGGAIAIKQALASGAIKGTVKLFGTPAEETGIGKTYMLREGMFKGVDAMLSWHALDRTMATWDYSKAMVSVKFRFEGLPSHASVSPHQGKSALDAVELMSVGVNYMREHVKEDTRIHYVITNGGGQPNVVPPSAEVWYYLRANKHADVEESFVWLTEIARAAAAMSRTTLIETRVEADLHEVLPNRTLAEVIQKNLELVGPPKFDDRERAFARATQKDLKPLPEVALSDRVEPLSSGPPTQGVHSTDVGDLTWFFPVGQFTAATYSYGAPGHSWQIVACTGTSIGEKGMMVAAKTIAGSAIDLYRSPELIQRAREDLKKTMAGQKYVTLIPEGQKAPKTIR
- a CDS encoding protein kinase — its product is MIGETISHYRVLSRLGAGGMGVVYEAEDTRLGRKVAIKFLPDEANANAGAVQRFLREARVVSSLNHPHICTLYDIGEHLGRQFMVMELLDGQSLKDRVAKGAMPLEEVLELGAQMADALDAAHTQGVVHRDIKPANLFLTRRGTLKVLDFGVAKLSKTVRGQDHLDSTIGATDQLTTMGTTIGTVSYMSPEQARGQEIDARSDVFSAGIVLYEMATGQLPFPGTTVATIFEGLLTKKPLPASQLRAGLTPEFDHIIDKALEKDRETRYQGAAELRADLKRLKRAAESGTTAVAAAPVDAASGTSDVASGFLTAGASAKVVSRTIPASGTANVASGTTDVASGFSRTMPSAPAAPPARGWRKGLLIGAPLVTVALVGGFLLYRSITTPALTEKDTVVLSSVVNRTGDTMFDDTLGEALALQLRQSPFLTVVSEQQVQATLRLMSRNPSEPITAEVGREVCQRAGGKALLGGTIAMLGSAYVITLNAQDCLTGSVLAEEQVQVDAKETVLAALGGAVSTFREKLGESLGSIQRYDAKIEEATTPSLEALKAYSQGLRTRRTTGDFDSVPFFRRAVELDPQFALAYARLGTVYSNLGQGDEARKMTAKAHEFRAKVSEVERLYIEARYYSVVEPDAQKALDAYRVWLAAYPNDYTALANSALLLRQRGELTEALRNQEAATRVAPDQPIAWQNLGDTYLSQGRFADARPALETALAIQNNAGARGSLFTLAILTGDQALADAQVAAVAGKREEIDFLQVRFRAAAYAGQLRQASAFAAEWQSRMEAASRRDQVGQALVSLAINEAMVGLTDKAQARVESALEDELLPASALDERLVLAAVTRDGRSARELMPEALAELRRQSAGSSTAATAERAYRGVLALAENKPGEAIALLEPTAFTPEHADVIGLWTIAQVQLKDWPAAIKGLTLLTEDTFQRGLGTAKAYAMVELARTHAALGNRDEARKSYQAFFEFWKDADPDVPLLLQARDEFSKLGS